The DNA window AGTGTCTTTTGCCATCGCGTTTGCGCTTACGGTCGCACTTAAAGCTACAGCAGAGACCAGGGTCGCCAGTTTTTTCATATTCATAGTTAAGATGTCCTGTAGAGTTCTCAGTTACTGCTTCTTGTTATCTACCAGTACCGCCAGCAGAATAACCACCGCTTTTACGATCATCTGGTAATAGGATGAAACACCTAATAAATTCAAACCGTTGTTCAGGAAGCCAAGGATTAAAGCACCAATCAACGTACCGACAATACGACCTTTACCACCTGCCAAGCTGGTGCCACCAAGCACTACCGCAGCAATCGCATCCAGTTCATAACCGGTGCCCGCCGTCGGTTGCGCGGAAGAGAGACGCGCGACCTCAATAATCCCGGCCAGCGAAGCCAGCATGCCGCACAAAGAATAGACGATGATTTTAACTTTATTGACGCTGATGCCGGATAGACGCGTTGCCGCTTCATTTCCCCCCAGCGCATAGATATAACGACCCAGACGGGTATGGTGCAGCATGTACCAGGCCGCCAGAAAAACGATCGCCATAATCCATACCGGCGTTGGTATTCCGAGAGGGCGACCAATCCCGAACCAGCCAAACAGATCGGCATTGTCGGTAAAGCCAGTATTTACCGGGCTACCGTTGGTATAAACCATGGTCACACCGCGTAGCAGCAGCATCATGACCAGGGTAGCGATAAATGCCTGCACGCGCCCTTTCGCCACAATTACGCCTGTAACAGCGCCGATTGCCGCACCTAATGCCAGCGCAGCGGCAACGGCCACCAGCGCGTTAACCTCAATTCCGACAATTGAAGCGGCGACCGCGCCAGTCAGCGCCAGAAGGGAACCTACGGACAGGTCGATACCCGACGTCAGGATAACCAGCGTCATCCCTACCGCCATGATGGCGTTAACTGAAGTCTGTTGCAGAATATTGAACAGGTTATTCACGGTAAAAAAGTTGGGGCTCATAGTAGAGACAACCGCAATCAGCACCAGTAGGGCAATCAGCGACTTTTGCTCCATCAACCACGCTTTGGTGAAGTAGCGGCGACCAGAAACAGTCGGGTTATTCATCTTTTTTACTCCTGATTCACGCGGTTAAGCTTGCCCACAGCGGCAGCCATCAATACTTCCTGGGTGGCCTGCTCGCGTGTGAATTCACCGCCGAGATGCCCTTCATGCATCACCATGATGCGATCGCTCATGCCCAACACTTCTGGCATCTCAGAAGAGACCAGAATGATGCTCAGGCCATCGGCTTTAAACTGGTTGATTAGCTGATAGATCTCTTTCTTAGCCCCAACGTCCACGCCGCGGGTTGGTTCATCAAGGATCAGCACTTTTGGCCGAGTCATCAGCCCGCGGGCAATCGCCACCTTCTGTTGGTTACCGCCGGAAAGTAGCCCAATGGCCTGCTCCATAGACGGCGTCTTCACATTAAACAGGCGGATAAAATCGCTGACCGCCTGCTGTTCATCTTTATGCTTGAGGCCGCCGCCGCTGCGGCTGAAATAGCGCAGTGCAGTCAGCGACATATTTTCTTTGACCGACATACCGAGCACTAAACCATCGCGTTTACGGTCTTCAGAGATATAAACGATGCCGTTTGCCAGGCCATCCTGCGGAGAACGCGTCACCACTTCATGACCATCAAGGGTGACGTAGCCACTGGTGCGCGGCAGCGCACCGTATAGCACTTTCATCAGTTCCGTACGCCCTGCGCCCATCAGCCCAGCGACGCCAAGAATTTCGCCTTTACGCAGGGTAAAAGATACGTTTTCCACGCCCGGCCCACACAGCGCATCCACCTTCAGACGAATATCGCCCGGCGCTTTATCAATGCGCGGGTACTGATCTTCGAGCTTACGTCCCACCATCATTTCAATCAGCAGATCTTCATCAAGGCTGGCGACTTCACGCTCGGCAATGAACTGGCCGTCACGGAAGACCGTCACGTCATCGCAAATTTCGAAGATCTCTTTCATACGGTGGGAGATATAAACAATGCCGCGCCCTTGCGATTTTAGCTCGCGGATGACGCGGAACAGGGATTCTGTTTCGGTATCGGTCAGCGCATCGGTCGGTTCATCCATAATGATGACTTTCGACTCGAAGCTCAGCACTTTGGCGATTTCCACCATCTGCTGATCGCCAATCGACAGATCGCCTACCAGACGATCGCTTTTAAAGCGCAGATTCAGCTTCGCCAGCAAAACATCGGCTTCTGCATACATCTTCTTCCAGTCGATTTTGCCAAAGCGATTCACAAACTCACG is part of the Klebsiella huaxiensis genome and encodes:
- the rbsC gene encoding ribose ABC transporter permease, with product MNNPTVSGRRYFTKAWLMEQKSLIALLVLIAVVSTMSPNFFTVNNLFNILQQTSVNAIMAVGMTLVILTSGIDLSVGSLLALTGAVAASIVGIEVNALVAVAAALALGAAIGAVTGVIVAKGRVQAFIATLVMMLLLRGVTMVYTNGSPVNTGFTDNADLFGWFGIGRPLGIPTPVWIMAIVFLAAWYMLHHTRLGRYIYALGGNEAATRLSGISVNKVKIIVYSLCGMLASLAGIIEVARLSSAQPTAGTGYELDAIAAVVLGGTSLAGGKGRIVGTLIGALILGFLNNGLNLLGVSSYYQMIVKAVVILLAVLVDNKKQ
- the rbsA gene encoding ribose ABC transporter ATP-binding protein RbsA — encoded protein: MDALLQLKGIDKSFPGVKALSGAALNVYSGRVMALVGENGAGKSTMMKVLTGIYSRDAGSLLWLGKETAFTGPKSSQEAGIGIIHQELNLIPQLTIAENIFLGREFVNRFGKIDWKKMYAEADVLLAKLNLRFKSDRLVGDLSIGDQQMVEIAKVLSFESKVIIMDEPTDALTDTETESLFRVIRELKSQGRGIVYISHRMKEIFEICDDVTVFRDGQFIAEREVASLDEDLLIEMMVGRKLEDQYPRIDKAPGDIRLKVDALCGPGVENVSFTLRKGEILGVAGLMGAGRTELMKVLYGALPRTSGYVTLDGHEVVTRSPQDGLANGIVYISEDRKRDGLVLGMSVKENMSLTALRYFSRSGGGLKHKDEQQAVSDFIRLFNVKTPSMEQAIGLLSGGNQQKVAIARGLMTRPKVLILDEPTRGVDVGAKKEIYQLINQFKADGLSIILVSSEMPEVLGMSDRIMVMHEGHLGGEFTREQATQEVLMAAAVGKLNRVNQE